One Thermodesulfobacteriota bacterium genomic region harbors:
- a CDS encoding M23 family metallopeptidase produces the protein MGRFFTLLILILIIGGAVYIYPDVEWHSPEIDIKLDSGDVGVKPFDIAVSDKGKGLKNVSVLLVNQDGETVVIDRDYPEGVKGDTLNIKIDAKKLGIKNGPAELRVTAVDYSKLRFFSGNKTVASRNINLDLVPPAADLLSTENYINHGGSALVVYKASPDVVKSGVTIGGYFFPGFKGDFAEDDVYLVFFAYPYNVPPGEKITLVAEDGAGNSKSANVPYTLKDVAYRQSNLNISTDFIENIMKPLSGETGETDYKKIFLMVNSDLRKKNDAKIREVSAGTRGEILWKGPFHQLSNSQVEANFADERTYIFNEEPIDKQYHLGYDLAVTKRYPIEAANSGVVVHAGELGIYGNTVIIDHGMGVMTLYGHMSTIDVKVGDEVKTNQIIGKTGQTGLAAGDHLHYGVYVSGVAVRPVEWWDDKWIKDNVILKIDQAKSEFGTKSSDTTQN, from the coding sequence ATGGGCAGGTTCTTTACTCTACTTATTCTCATACTCATCATAGGCGGCGCCGTTTACATCTACCCCGACGTAGAGTGGCATTCCCCCGAGATCGATATCAAGCTCGATTCCGGCGACGTGGGCGTGAAGCCGTTCGACATCGCGGTCAGCGACAAGGGCAAGGGACTCAAGAACGTCTCTGTGCTGCTCGTGAATCAAGACGGCGAGACGGTGGTGATCGACAGGGATTACCCTGAAGGGGTAAAAGGAGACACGCTCAACATTAAAATAGACGCGAAGAAGCTCGGCATCAAGAACGGCCCTGCCGAGCTCCGTGTGACCGCTGTAGATTACTCGAAGCTCAGGTTCTTCTCCGGCAACAAGACCGTCGCTAGCAGGAATATAAACCTCGACCTCGTCCCGCCCGCGGCAGACCTCCTAAGCACCGAGAACTACATCAACCACGGGGGCTCGGCACTCGTAGTATACAAGGCCTCTCCAGACGTAGTGAAGAGCGGCGTCACGATAGGCGGTTATTTCTTTCCCGGCTTCAAGGGCGATTTTGCCGAAGACGACGTCTACCTCGTATTCTTCGCCTATCCTTATAATGTCCCCCCAGGCGAGAAGATCACGCTCGTCGCCGAGGACGGGGCCGGGAATTCGAAAAGCGCCAACGTCCCCTACACGCTCAAAGACGTCGCGTACAGGCAGAGCAACCTCAATATAAGCACCGATTTCATAGAGAACATCATGAAGCCTCTTTCGGGCGAGACCGGGGAGACCGACTACAAGAAGATATTCCTCATGGTGAACAGCGACCTCAGGAAAAAGAACGACGCGAAGATAAGAGAGGTGAGCGCCGGCACCAGGGGCGAGATATTATGGAAGGGGCCGTTCCATCAGCTATCCAATTCGCAGGTAGAGGCTAATTTCGCCGACGAGAGGACGTACATATTCAACGAGGAGCCGATCGACAAGCAGTACCACCTCGGATACGACCTCGCCGTGACGAAGAGGTACCCGATAGAAGCGGCCAACAGCGGAGTAGTCGTCCACGCGGGCGAGCTCGGCATCTACGGGAACACGGTGATAATCGACCACGGTATGGGTGTCATGACGCTCTACGGCCACATGAGCACAATAGACGTGAAGGTCGGCGACGAGGTGAAGACGAATCAGATTATAGGCAAGACCGGGCAGACCGGCCTCGCTGCGGGCGACCACCTCCACTACGGCGTGTACGTTAGCGGGGTCGCGGTGCGCCCCGTCGAATGGTGGGACGACAAGTGGATAAAGGACAACGTGATATTGAAAATAGACCAGGCAAAATCCGAGTTCGGGACCAAGAGCTCGGATACTACCCAGAATTAA
- the rlmB gene encoding 23S rRNA (guanosine(2251)-2'-O)-methyltransferase RlmB, with product MIIYGRNPVKELLSAPDSEIEEILILKDGSKEGTADIVSLARERGIKILFLPKDAITRISGTTSHQGVAARISDFEYSSVEGILDVAEGRGEKLLLVLLDHIEDPQNLGAIIRTVNVLGAHGVIIPKDRAASVTPAVVKASAGAVNHVLIARVVNLSSIIEVLKKKGVWIVGADPGAPVPVFGEDLGKLDIALVIGSEGKGIGQKLKEQCDFLVSIPQAGKVTSLNASVSAGILIYEILRQRGNFKSR from the coding sequence TTGATCATATACGGAAGGAACCCCGTCAAGGAACTGCTCTCCGCCCCCGATTCCGAGATTGAAGAAATCCTCATACTGAAAGACGGCAGTAAGGAAGGTACTGCCGACATCGTCTCGCTCGCGAGGGAGAGGGGGATAAAGATTCTCTTCCTTCCGAAAGACGCTATTACGAGGATTTCGGGGACTACGTCCCATCAGGGTGTCGCAGCCCGCATCTCCGATTTCGAATACTCGAGCGTAGAGGGTATCCTGGACGTTGCAGAAGGGAGGGGGGAAAAGCTCCTCCTAGTCCTCCTCGACCACATAGAGGACCCTCAGAACCTCGGGGCGATAATAAGAACTGTGAACGTGCTCGGCGCGCACGGAGTCATAATCCCGAAGGACAGGGCGGCGTCCGTTACGCCTGCCGTAGTCAAGGCTTCGGCCGGCGCAGTGAACCACGTGCTTATCGCCAGGGTCGTCAACCTCTCGTCGATTATAGAGGTGCTCAAGAAAAAAGGGGTCTGGATCGTGGGGGCCGACCCCGGGGCGCCTGTGCCTGTCTTCGGGGAAGACCTCGGAAAGTTAGACATCGCTCTTGTAATTGGCAGTGAAGGCAAGGGGATAGGACAGAAACTTAAAGAACAATGCGACTTCCTCGTATCCATCCCGCAAGCGGGAAAAGTGACCTCTCTCAACGCATCCGTCTCAGCCGGGATACTCATTTACGAGATTTTGAGGCAGAGAGGAAATTTTAAATCGCGGTAA
- a CDS encoding magnesium transporter, which yields MNKEPKDEYREEDVSEESVNHLIEHRIPWLLVGLLGGLLATLIVSKYEAILASDVRLAFFIPIIVYLSDAVGTQTETIYVRALSTKKNLSFWKYILKESFVGAGLGLISGAVLGIFANYWLKSYAIGLTIGLTMLINLTLAPVLAVVIPNLIYKRHLDPALGSGPVATIIQDLISLIVYFLVASVFLL from the coding sequence GTGAACAAAGAGCCGAAGGACGAATACAGGGAAGAGGACGTAAGCGAGGAATCAGTAAACCACCTGATAGAGCACCGCATCCCGTGGCTCCTGGTGGGGCTCCTGGGGGGACTGCTCGCCACCCTGATCGTTTCCAAATACGAGGCTATACTCGCCTCGGACGTGAGGCTCGCTTTCTTCATCCCGATAATCGTCTACCTGAGCGACGCCGTAGGCACCCAGACGGAGACCATATACGTTAGGGCGCTGTCCACAAAGAAGAATCTCTCGTTCTGGAAATATATATTGAAGGAAAGTTTCGTAGGGGCGGGACTTGGGTTAATCTCAGGGGCGGTCTTGGGGATTTTCGCCAATTACTGGCTTAAGTCTTACGCGATAGGGCTGACGATAGGGCTCACGATGCTGATAAACCTTACACTCGCGCCTGTCCTCGCCGTTGTTATACCGAACTTGATATATAAGAGGCACCTCGACCCCGCTCTAGGCTCCGGCCCTGTGGCGACGATAATTCAGGACCTTATAAGCCTGATCGTCTACTTCCTTGTCGCGAGCGTTTTTCTCTTGTGA